From a single Larimichthys crocea isolate SSNF chromosome XIII, L_crocea_2.0, whole genome shotgun sequence genomic region:
- the ncoa7a gene encoding nuclear receptor coactivator 7 isoform X2: protein MWYCRVQSLTEKPGAMKLLPENIKVHYFANNCAEPYVQIITVKDSKRRLSLCSSEDSEAEEPENEVDDSLPVLGDDSQLLDDYHLKRLAAHMPARTQGYPWQLVYSTAIHGSSLKTLYRNMAGLDSPVLLVIKDMHKKVFGAFSSDPFKVSKYCYGTGETFLFSFNPEFQAYKWSGENSYFVSGNLESLQIGGGGGGFALWLDADLYHGSSFSCPTFHNASLSTQEDFIVQDLEVWTVQN from the exons ATGTGGTACTGTAGAGTGCAGAGTTTGACAGAGAAACCAGGAGCTATGAAGCTGTTGCCAGAAAATATCAAAGTGCATTATTTTGCTAATAACTGTGCAGAGCCCTATGTTCAG ATCATCACAGTGAAGGACTCCAAGCGCCGCCTGAGTCTGTGTAGCTCAGAGGACTCTGAGGCAGAGGAGCCCGAGAATGAAGTTGACGATAGTCTCCCTGTTCTGGGTGACGATAGCCAGCTGCTGGATGACTACCACCTAAAGAGA CTTGCTGCTCACATGCCAGCAAGGACCCAGGGCTATCCATGGCAACTAGTCTACAGCACAGCCATCCATGGGAGCAGCCTGAAGACTCTCTACAGGAATATGGCTGGTCTGGACAGCCCTGTGCTGCTAGTCATTAAAGACATGCACAAAAAG GTGTTTGGGGCTTTTTCTTCTGATCCATTCAAAGTCAGTAAATACTGCTACGGCACAGGAGAAACCTTCCTGTTCAGCTTCAACCCTGAGTTCCAG GCATACAAGTGGAGTGGTGAAAACTCCTACTTTGTGAGCGGCAACCTGGAATCTCTGCAAATTGGTGGAGGAGG GGGTGGATTTGCCCTGTGGCTGGATGCTGATCTTTACCATGGTTCAAGCTTTTCCTGTCCCACCTTCCACAATGCATCCCTGTCCACGCAGGAAGACTTCATTGTACAAGACCTCGAAGTCTGGACTGTGCAAAACTGA
- the ncoa7a gene encoding nuclear receptor coactivator 7 isoform X1, with protein sequence MERLRVDTLPQHSKSDSLSFSTVYHQRFSLQSAMGVAYSVGEVDHLYTFFVQWSPEIYTKGNKKHRFLIREKLQKRYVVVEKNKVAVINKLLTNPASHTAKNWEIITVKDSKRRLSLCSSEDSEAEEPENEVDDSLPVLGDDSQLLDDYHLKRLAAHMPARTQGYPWQLVYSTAIHGSSLKTLYRNMAGLDSPVLLVIKDMHKKVFGAFSSDPFKVSKYCYGTGETFLFSFNPEFQAYKWSGENSYFVSGNLESLQIGGGGGGFALWLDADLYHGSSFSCPTFHNASLSTQEDFIVQDLEVWTVQN encoded by the exons ATGGAGAGACTCAGAGTGGACACGCTACCTCAGCACTCCAAATCAgattctctctccttctccacaGTTTACCATCAACGCTTTTCTCTTCAGTCAGCCATGGGAGTTGCATACAGCGTTGGAGA GGTTGACCACCTCTACACCTTCTTTGTGCAGTGGTCACCAGAAATCTACACAAAGGGCAACAAGAAGCACCGCTTCCTCATCAGAGAGAAACTTCAGAAGCGCTATGTGGTAGTGGAGAAAAACAAGGTGGCTGTGATCAACAAGCTCCTCACTAACCCTGCCAGCCATACTGCTAAAAACTGGGAG ATCATCACAGTGAAGGACTCCAAGCGCCGCCTGAGTCTGTGTAGCTCAGAGGACTCTGAGGCAGAGGAGCCCGAGAATGAAGTTGACGATAGTCTCCCTGTTCTGGGTGACGATAGCCAGCTGCTGGATGACTACCACCTAAAGAGA CTTGCTGCTCACATGCCAGCAAGGACCCAGGGCTATCCATGGCAACTAGTCTACAGCACAGCCATCCATGGGAGCAGCCTGAAGACTCTCTACAGGAATATGGCTGGTCTGGACAGCCCTGTGCTGCTAGTCATTAAAGACATGCACAAAAAG GTGTTTGGGGCTTTTTCTTCTGATCCATTCAAAGTCAGTAAATACTGCTACGGCACAGGAGAAACCTTCCTGTTCAGCTTCAACCCTGAGTTCCAG GCATACAAGTGGAGTGGTGAAAACTCCTACTTTGTGAGCGGCAACCTGGAATCTCTGCAAATTGGTGGAGGAGG GGGTGGATTTGCCCTGTGGCTGGATGCTGATCTTTACCATGGTTCAAGCTTTTCCTGTCCCACCTTCCACAATGCATCCCTGTCCACGCAGGAAGACTTCATTGTACAAGACCTCGAAGTCTGGACTGTGCAAAACTGA
- the hint3 gene encoding adenosine 5'-monophosphoramidase HINT3 gives MAEVEATQAAQVDVSKTNSVPGEGYDKKCIFCKIVNNEMSTELLHSDDEVSCFRDIKPGAPHHYLVVPTKHVGNCKSLTKEHVPLVKQLVETGKEILQKNNITDLTDVRFGFHWPPFCSVTHLHLHVLAPASQMGFTSRLFYRLNSYWFITADQLIELLSTKGETN, from the exons ATGGCAGAAGTCGAGGCTACACAAGCTGCTCAGGTCGATGTTTCCAAAACTAACAGCGTGCCAGGCGAAGGATATGACAAGAAATGTATCTTCTGCAAGATCGTAAACAATGAAATGAGCACGGAGCTTCTTCACAGT GATGACGAGGTGTCGTGTTTCAGGGACATCAAACCTGGAGCTCCCCACCATTACCTGGTCGTCCCAACCAAACATGttggaaactgtaaatcactcACTAAAGAACACGTGCCTTTGG TGAAGCAGCTGGTTGAAACAGGGAAGGAGATCctccagaaaaacaacataacagacCTCACTGATGTCAG gtTTGGTTTTCATTGGCCCCCGTTCTGTTCTGTCACACACCTACACCTTCATGTCCTGGCACCTGCTAGTCAAATGGGCTTCACGTCCCGCCTCTTCTACAGACTCAACTCCTATTGGTTTATCACA GCAGACCAGCTGATTGAGCTTCTCAGCACTAAAGGAGAGACAAACTGA
- the LOC104926223 gene encoding actin-binding Rho-activating protein has product MGTNSQITVMETEDIPAPAQCNDDTAVCVASVKDLKENWQKWSNEQQEYQKHNPFSHDTRPRVVVPQKGQDDYGKPPQGSLTEQRGKDAHIHISREVQELCEAIKNIGEPGLRDTDGSGIVRTVITVRFGKLFEHYVTISNKLVGILLRARKQRLVDFEGEMLWQGKDDHVVITLLE; this is encoded by the coding sequence ATGGGGACGAACAGCCAGATCACCGTCATGGAAACTGAAGACATCCCAGCTCCTGCTCAGTGTAATGAtgacactgcagtgtgtgttgctTCTGTGAAAGACTTAAAAGAAAACTGGCAGAAGTGGTCCAATGAGCAACAGGAGTACCAGAAGCACAACCCCTTCAGTCACGACACCAGACCCCGTGTGGTGGTCCCCCAGAAGGGACAGGACGACTATGGGAAGCCCCCGCAGGGCTCCTTGACTGAGCAGAGGGGGAAGGACGCTCACATACACATTAGCAGAGAGGTTCAGGAGCTATGTGAGGCGATAAAGAACATTGGAGAGCCTGGATTAAGAGACACGGATGGAAGCGGCATTGTTAGGACAGTGATCACTGTAAGATTTGGGAAACTGTTTGAACATTATGTGACTATCTCTAATAAACTGGTGGGCATTCTTCTGCGAGCGAGGAAGCAAAGACTGGTTGACTTTGAAGGAGAGATGCTGTGGCAAGGGAAGGATGACCACGTAGTTATCACTCTGTTGGAGTGA